A region from the Schistocerca serialis cubense isolate TAMUIC-IGC-003099 chromosome 1, iqSchSeri2.2, whole genome shotgun sequence genome encodes:
- the LOC126485689 gene encoding uncharacterized protein LOC126485689: MKGGCQAIIDTILPEVIPTPKEEDWQCIAQQLWDVWNFPNCIGAIDGKHVAIVAPPNSGSQFFNYRQAYPITILALADVNYKFIIVDIGSYSKNSDCSIFAHSKLGKALELGKLQVPEDKRLPGTGVVVPHVIVGEEALPLKHYLLILYPKNQASGDISITAFNARQSTVRRVSENAFGQLAHKFRIFLRRIIAMPENVERIVMTTCILHNYIKENIPAQQEAANGTLWLQELDGQGGSSTSSAFIVREQFKDFF, encoded by the coding sequence ATGAAAGGTGGCTGCCAGGctataattgatacaattctaCCTGAAGTAATTCCAACTCCAAAAGAAGAAGACTGGCAATGCATAGCACAACAGTTGTGGGATGTCTGGAACTTCCCCAATTGTATAGGTGCAATTGATGGGAAACATGTTGCGATTGTGGCTCCTCCAAACAGTGGATcccagttttttaattacagacaaGCATATCCTATAACTATTCTTGCACTAGCTGATGTAAACTATAAGTTCATAATCGTAGACATTGGGTCTTACAGTAAAAATAGTGATTGCAGCATATTTGCCCATTCCAAGTTGGGGAAAGCTTTGGAACTCGGCAAATTGCAAGTGCCAGAAGATAAGAGACTTCCTGGTACTGGAGTTGTAGTGCCACATGTTATTGTTGGTGAAGAAGCCTTaccattaaaacattatttattaatactgtatccgaaaaATCAAGCAAGTGGAGATATTAGCATCACTGCTTTTAATGCCAGGCAGTCCACAGTTCGTCGAGTCTCCGAAAATGCGTTTGGGCAATTAGCTCataaatttagaatttttttaagGAGAATTATCGCAATGCCAGAGAATGTGGAGAGGATAGTTATGACGACATGTATTTTGCATaactacattaaagaaaatattccTGCACAACAAGAAGCAGCAAATGGGACCCTCTGGCTGCAGGAACTAGATGGACAAGGTGGTTCCTCTACATCATCTGCTTTTATTGTGAGGGAACAgttcaaagattttttttaa